One stretch of Comamonas testosteroni DNA includes these proteins:
- the selB gene encoding selenocysteine-specific translation elongation factor, with protein sequence MIIGTAGHIDHGKTTLVRALTGVETDRLKEEKARGISIELGYAYSPLPNGDVLGIIDVPGHEKFVHTMAAGAVGIDHALLVVAADDGVMPQTIEHLEILQLLGVRRGSVALTKVDRVLPQRIADVHREINAILGVTALAGSPIFETNAAEPGNAGVKVLREHLQVQAQMMQARPRDGLFRLAVDRVFTLPGQGTVVTGTVFNGQVRVGDTLAHSASGQTVRVRSIHAQNQSSDSGVAGQRCALNLAGIGKDEIERGDWIMDPRLLQATDRLDIHLHLLSEAPSLAQWTPVHVHLGTKRTTGHVALLQDDAIEPGTEARVQLVLDAPVFALPGDRLILRNAQASRTIAGGMVLDPYAPSRKRRSAERMAYLDAMEQLIARSDFRALVAQAPHGIARSQLVRLSGHAFSEGSLADTIQLPIAGGDTLVLGLQRWQQLQNQLIDSLARFHEKSPDEPGVNAARLRRMALPGLQQGSYDALYQGLLDALLSSKLLASTGAWLHLPQHSVQLSSAEQTLAEKLLPAIAAGRYDPPWVRDLARDHAAGEELVRQLLKKLSRQGQLFQVVKDLFYAPARMDELAALVADIASRHARGEVEASAFRDATGLGRKRAIQILEFFDRTGYTRRVRDAHLLRPDVHWNSTPR encoded by the coding sequence ATGATCATCGGAACCGCAGGCCATATCGACCACGGCAAAACCACGCTGGTGCGTGCGCTCACGGGGGTGGAAACCGACCGCCTCAAGGAAGAGAAAGCCCGCGGCATCTCCATAGAACTCGGCTATGCCTACAGCCCGCTTCCCAACGGCGATGTGCTGGGCATCATCGACGTGCCGGGCCACGAGAAATTCGTCCACACCATGGCCGCCGGTGCCGTAGGCATTGATCACGCCCTGCTGGTCGTGGCTGCCGACGACGGCGTGATGCCCCAGACCATAGAGCACCTGGAAATTCTGCAGCTGCTGGGTGTCAGGCGTGGCAGCGTGGCGCTGACCAAGGTCGATCGCGTTCTGCCGCAGCGCATTGCCGACGTACACCGTGAAATCAACGCCATTCTCGGCGTCACTGCGCTGGCGGGCAGCCCCATCTTCGAGACCAATGCTGCAGAACCCGGCAACGCCGGCGTAAAGGTCCTGCGCGAACATCTGCAGGTGCAGGCCCAGATGATGCAGGCTCGCCCCCGGGACGGCCTGTTCCGGCTCGCCGTGGACCGCGTCTTCACGCTGCCGGGACAGGGCACGGTGGTCACAGGCACGGTCTTCAACGGCCAGGTGCGGGTGGGCGATACGCTAGCACACTCTGCCAGCGGTCAGACCGTGCGCGTGCGCAGCATTCATGCACAGAACCAGAGCAGCGACAGCGGCGTCGCCGGCCAGCGCTGCGCACTGAACCTGGCAGGCATAGGCAAGGACGAGATCGAACGCGGCGACTGGATCATGGACCCGCGCCTGCTGCAGGCCACGGATCGCCTCGACATTCATCTGCATCTGCTCAGCGAAGCACCCTCGCTGGCCCAGTGGACGCCTGTCCATGTGCACCTTGGCACCAAGCGCACCACAGGCCATGTCGCCCTGCTGCAGGACGACGCCATAGAGCCCGGTACCGAGGCCCGCGTGCAACTGGTGCTGGATGCACCGGTCTTCGCCCTGCCCGGCGACCGCCTGATTCTGCGCAACGCCCAGGCCAGTCGCACCATCGCCGGCGGCATGGTGCTCGACCCCTATGCCCCGAGCCGCAAGCGCCGCAGCGCAGAACGCATGGCCTACCTCGACGCCATGGAGCAGCTCATAGCCCGCAGCGACTTCAGGGCTCTGGTCGCCCAGGCTCCGCACGGCATTGCGCGTTCGCAGCTGGTGCGTCTGAGCGGCCATGCCTTCTCCGAGGGCAGCCTTGCCGACACCATCCAGTTGCCCATCGCAGGCGGCGATACCCTGGTGCTGGGCCTGCAGCGCTGGCAGCAGTTGCAGAACCAGCTCATCGACAGTCTGGCGCGCTTTCACGAAAAATCGCCCGACGAGCCCGGCGTCAACGCGGCCCGGCTAAGGCGCATGGCCTTGCCCGGCCTGCAGCAAGGCAGCTACGACGCACTCTATCAAGGCCTGCTCGATGCCCTGCTCAGCAGCAAGCTGCTAGCCAGCACCGGCGCCTGGCTGCATTTGCCGCAGCACAGCGTGCAACTGAGCAGTGCCGAGCAGACGCTGGCCGAAAAACTGCTGCCCGCCATCGCGGCAGGCCGCTATGACCCGCCCTGGGTGCGCGATCTGGCGCGCGACCATGCCGCAGGCGAAGAACTGGTGCGCCAGCTGCTCAAAAAGCTTTCGCGCCAGGGCCAGCTGTTCCAGGTCGTCAAGGATTTGTTCTATGCACCGGCGCGCATGGATGAACTCGCCGCCCTGGTTGCCGACATCGCCAGCCGGCACGCCAGGGGAGAAGTGGAGGCCAGCGCATTCCGCGATGCCACTGGTCTGGGCCGCAAGCGCGCCATCC